The following coding sequences are from one Nitrosopumilaceae archaeon window:
- a CDS encoding transglutaminase-like domain-containing protein gives MSQDFDPLVADWISFATNPRYTLVEKCLKLSQTLEYPDLNISDYIQKLHSMGEDLKNSLSEVKNPTYLVSMLNEYMFDGLGFTGDSDDYYNPKNNFLNVVLDKKSGIPITLSIIYIQLASHIGLDLRPVGFPSHFLVKYSEELILDPFNKGRLLSIEDLQEILDRNYGGSVEFSPDFLNEIRPEHILIRIGRNLKNSYTQSFNYTMALHCINMILGIEPESPEEIRDKGILESRQLKYELALRSLNRYLEIAPEADDVDYVLDLIRNIKEKFNQQ, from the coding sequence ATGAGTCAAGATTTTGATCCACTTGTTGCAGACTGGATATCTTTTGCAACAAATCCCAGATACACCTTGGTTGAAAAATGTCTAAAACTATCCCAGACTCTTGAATATCCAGATCTTAACATAAGTGATTATATTCAAAAGTTACATTCAATGGGAGAAGATCTGAAAAACTCTCTTTCTGAAGTAAAGAATCCTACCTATCTTGTTTCTATGTTAAACGAATACATGTTTGATGGATTAGGGTTTACTGGGGACAGTGATGATTACTACAACCCAAAAAATAATTTTCTAAATGTTGTACTGGATAAAAAAAGCGGAATACCAATAACACTTTCCATCATATACATACAACTTGCAAGTCACATAGGATTGGATTTACGTCCTGTGGGTTTTCCTAGTCATTTTCTTGTAAAATATTCCGAGGAATTAATTTTAGATCCTTTCAATAAAGGTAGACTGCTTTCTATTGAAGATTTGCAAGAAATACTAGATAGGAATTATGGCGGCAGTGTGGAATTTTCACCAGATTTTTTAAATGAAATTAGACCAGAACATATTCTTATTAGAATAGGCAGAAATTTGAAGAATTCTTACACACAGTCATTTAACTACACCATGGCACTTCACTGCATAAACATGATACTTGGGATCGAGCCAGAATCACCAGAAGAGATAAGGGACAAAGGAATTTTGGAATCAAGACAGTTAAAGTATGAACTTGCATTAAGATCTTTGAACAGGTATCTTGAGATTGCACCAGAAGCTGATGATGTTGACTATGTTTTGGATTTAATAAGAAACATTAAAGAAAAATTTAATCAACAATAG
- a CDS encoding TRAM domain-containing protein → MDEIIPTNKKGGATMSYNDGGFGRSNRGYGGGRDRDRGYGGNRRFNDGPKPVETGKEYDVTITEISRKGDGIARVEGFVIFVKDGKAGQNAKIKITQVGGRFASAEIVGSQSAAAEPAAE, encoded by the coding sequence TTGGACGAAATTATACCAACAAACAAGAAAGGAGGTGCAACGATGAGTTATAACGACGGCGGTTTTGGAAGATCTAACCGAGGATACGGAGGCGGCCGAGATAGAGATAGAGGATATGGAGGCAACAGACGATTCAACGACGGACCCAAACCAGTCGAAACAGGAAAAGAATACGACGTTACCATAACGGAAATTAGTAGAAAAGGAGACGGTATCGCAAGAGTAGAAGGCTTTGTGATATTTGTTAAAGATGGTAAGGCAGGCCAGAATGCAAAAATAAAGATCACCCAAGTAGGTGGACGATTTGCTTCAGCCGAAATAGTAGGTTCTCAATCCGCAGCAGCAGAACCCGCAGCCGAATAA